From Thermofilaceae archaeon, the proteins below share one genomic window:
- a CDS encoding ABC transporter permease: MSLRKVLVFVELELRRLRHDPTEVFTRAVQPILWIGVFGTAMSRIRAIPTGSVDYLTYITPGVLMQSTSFIAMAYGIMLVWERESGILKKVLTLPLSHFMITLGRSLAGATRALTQLLVILIVALPLGAKIILAPQALLLAAVAVFVGAAGLTALSIILAVFMKTRERFMGIIQAITMPLFFASNAIYPVEIMPLPIKLISLGNPLTYVIQALRDALVYGAYLESLHNICIVAAFSVSVITLAGTALRRIIE, translated from the coding sequence TTGAGCTTGAGGAAAGTTCTCGTTTTCGTAGAGCTGGAGCTGCGGAGGCTCCGCCACGACCCTACTGAGGTGTTTACTCGGGCTGTCCAGCCGATACTCTGGATCGGCGTTTTCGGCACGGCCATGAGCAGGATAAGGGCGATACCCACAGGGTCGGTGGACTATCTCACCTACATAACGCCCGGCGTTCTTATGCAGTCCACGTCGTTCATCGCGATGGCCTACGGCATCATGCTTGTGTGGGAGCGCGAGTCGGGAATCTTGAAGAAGGTTCTCACGCTCCCCCTCAGCCACTTTATGATAACTCTCGGAAGATCTCTCGCAGGTGCGACACGCGCCCTAACGCAGCTCCTCGTAATCCTCATAGTCGCGCTCCCTCTAGGTGCGAAAATCATCCTGGCGCCCCAAGCCCTCCTTCTAGCAGCGGTAGCCGTCTTCGTCGGCGCAGCGGGGCTAACCGCTCTCTCCATCATCTTAGCCGTGTTCATGAAAACCAGGGAGAGGTTCATGGGGATTATTCAAGCTATAACGATGCCTCTCTTCTTCGCGAGCAACGCAATCTACCCTGTCGAGATCATGCCGCTTCCCATCAAGCTAATCAGCCTAGGCAACCCTTTGACCTACGTGATCCAAGCGCTGCGAGACGCGCTGGTCTATGGAGCTTACCTCGAGAGTCTCCACAACATCTGCATCGTGGCAGCGTTCTCGGTGAGCGTAATTACGCTCGCCGGCACGGCGCTTAGAAGAATCATCGAGTAG